The following proteins are co-located in the Bacillus pumilus genome:
- the budA gene encoding acetolactate decarboxylase, which produces MGMMHPMNQHSDTRQHDKQQEVYQVSTMTSLLEAVYDGDFSLAHIPEHGDFGIGTFNQLDGELIGFDGAFYRLRSDGTATPVTDQDYSPFCSLAFFETDIVHRIDAPMTSKELEEEIDRILPSKNVFYAIRIDGSFKKVQTRTVEKQEKPYVPMVEAVKSQPIFDFEDIHGTIAGFRTPQYAHGIAVSGYHLHFIDDDRRVGGHVFDYTVDQVTIRISQKRHMNLHLPNTQDFFQADLDRADLAQQIASAESSPDK; this is translated from the coding sequence ATGGGTATGATGCACCCAATGAATCAACACAGCGACACAAGACAGCATGACAAACAGCAAGAGGTCTATCAAGTATCGACGATGACCTCCCTGCTGGAAGCCGTATACGATGGAGATTTCTCCCTCGCGCATATTCCTGAACACGGTGATTTCGGCATTGGTACATTCAATCAATTAGATGGAGAGCTGATCGGCTTTGACGGCGCATTTTATCGACTGCGCTCGGATGGAACAGCGACACCGGTAACAGATCAAGATTATTCACCATTCTGCTCTCTAGCATTCTTTGAAACGGATATCGTTCATCGAATTGATGCACCAATGACTTCTAAAGAGCTAGAAGAAGAAATTGACCGCATTTTACCAAGTAAAAATGTTTTTTATGCGATCCGCATTGATGGATCATTCAAAAAGGTTCAAACCCGAACGGTCGAAAAACAGGAAAAACCTTACGTTCCAATGGTGGAAGCAGTTAAGTCACAGCCTATTTTCGATTTTGAGGATATTCATGGAACGATCGCAGGGTTCCGTACACCGCAGTACGCACATGGTATTGCGGTGAGTGGATATCACCTTCACTTTATTGATGATGATCGGCGTGTCGGCGGGCACGTATTTGATTACACCGTTGATCAAGTCACCATCCGAATCTCTCAAAAACGTCATATGAATTTACACCTGCCAAATACGCAGGATTTCTTCCAAGCTGACCTTGATCGAGCTGACCTTGCACAGCAAATAGCCAGTGCGGAAAGCAGCCCAGATAAATAA
- a CDS encoding UDP-glucose dehydrogenase family protein has product MNIAIAGCGYVGLVTGVCLAEAGHDVTCIDIDRRKVMQLKQGNPPMYEPGVKELLKRNLEQGRIHFHVNGAAAYPRADVLMIAVGTPQQADGQADLQYVFQAAKEMGIKAKPGAVLVVKSTVPVGTGDQLDRLIHQELGRNEPLSIASNPEFLREGSAISDTLRADRLVIGAETKGVLDQLEAMYADFHLPVVKTNRKSAEMIKYASNAFLATKISFMNEIASICEKTGADVEWVAQGMGLDQRIGSSFLRAGIGYGGSCFPKDTNALVQIAGHVSHDFELLKAVIKVNNEQKASFIRSIQGRLGANLEGKRIALLGLSFKPNTDDMREAPSIPIAHELHQLGAELVAYDPVAVRKAARELPDQVFFAQTIEEAIKDANAVCILTEWADIQAFPLSAYKKWMSQPLIFDGRNCHTLEAAERAGVEYHSIGRRPVSPIFM; this is encoded by the coding sequence ATGAATATAGCGATTGCAGGCTGTGGGTATGTGGGGCTTGTCACGGGTGTGTGTTTAGCGGAGGCAGGACATGACGTGACGTGTATTGATATTGACCGCCGAAAGGTCATGCAGCTGAAGCAGGGAAATCCTCCGATGTATGAACCCGGGGTAAAAGAGCTGCTGAAACGGAATCTTGAGCAAGGACGAATTCATTTTCATGTCAATGGAGCGGCAGCCTACCCGCGGGCTGATGTGTTAATGATTGCCGTCGGTACCCCGCAGCAGGCAGACGGCCAAGCCGATTTGCAGTATGTGTTTCAGGCTGCAAAAGAGATGGGCATAAAAGCGAAGCCAGGTGCGGTGCTTGTGGTGAAAAGTACGGTGCCTGTAGGAACGGGTGATCAACTCGATCGTTTGATTCATCAAGAATTAGGGCGGAATGAGCCGTTATCTATCGCATCTAATCCAGAATTTTTACGGGAAGGGTCCGCCATTTCAGATACATTGAGAGCGGATCGGCTTGTGATTGGGGCTGAAACAAAAGGCGTATTAGACCAGCTAGAGGCCATGTATGCTGATTTTCACCTTCCAGTTGTGAAAACAAATCGTAAAAGTGCAGAAATGATCAAGTACGCATCAAATGCTTTTCTAGCGACAAAAATCAGCTTTATGAATGAAATTGCCTCGATTTGTGAAAAAACAGGTGCTGATGTTGAATGGGTGGCACAGGGAATGGGGCTTGATCAGCGGATCGGTTCTTCGTTTCTCAGGGCGGGCATTGGCTACGGAGGTTCCTGTTTTCCAAAGGATACAAATGCACTTGTCCAAATCGCAGGGCATGTGTCCCATGATTTTGAGCTGTTAAAGGCTGTGATCAAAGTAAACAATGAGCAGAAAGCCAGTTTTATCCGAAGTATTCAGGGGCGGCTGGGGGCTAATCTGGAAGGGAAGCGAATCGCACTTCTTGGTCTGTCCTTTAAGCCAAATACAGATGATATGAGGGAGGCGCCATCGATCCCGATTGCTCATGAGCTCCATCAATTAGGCGCGGAACTGGTGGCCTATGATCCTGTTGCCGTACGCAAGGCAGCCCGTGAACTGCCTGATCAAGTCTTTTTTGCTCAAACCATTGAAGAAGCGATAAAGGATGCCAATGCGGTCTGTATATTAACAGAGTGGGCGGATATACAGGCTTTTCCGCTCTCGGCCTATAAGAAATGGATGAGCCAGCCGCTCATTTTTGATGGTCGAAACTGCCATACGCTTGAAGCAGCAGAACGAGCAGGGGTCGAATATCATTCTATTGGACGCAGGCCCGTCTCTCCTATTTTTATGTAA
- a CDS encoding Lrp/AsnC family transcriptional regulator, translating into MSNDYSIPNLTLDERDKQILSLLHEDGRMSYTDLGKQVGLSRVAVQVRIQQLIEAGVIERFTAVINPAKIGIHVSVFFNVEVEPKFLEMVALQLEQETAVTSLYHMTGPSKLHMHGIFQNEQEMETFLTKKLYPLEGVVSVDCQMLIKRYKSRMGMKL; encoded by the coding sequence GTGTCAAACGATTATAGCATTCCAAACTTAACATTAGATGAAAGAGATAAACAAATTTTATCCCTATTACACGAGGACGGGCGTATGTCCTATACAGATCTCGGGAAACAAGTCGGTCTTTCACGTGTTGCCGTGCAAGTCCGAATTCAGCAGCTCATTGAAGCAGGTGTCATTGAACGATTTACCGCTGTGATTAACCCCGCGAAGATCGGCATTCATGTTTCTGTCTTCTTTAATGTAGAGGTTGAGCCGAAATTTTTAGAAATGGTAGCCCTTCAGCTTGAGCAGGAAACAGCTGTCACAAGCCTTTACCATATGACAGGACCAAGCAAGCTGCATATGCATGGCATTTTTCAAAATGAACAGGAAATGGAGACATTCCTCACAAAGAAGCTATATCCGCTTGAAGGCGTCGTCAGTGTCGACTGCCAGATGCTCATTAAACGATACAAAAGCCGAATGGGCATGAAATTGTAG
- a CDS encoding SWIM zinc finger family protein, with translation MLQHNFNEEEVKQTAEQIKELLPATDENKQLIKKALITYRQDSVYRLKQESDTEWSAYVHDVVAARVHFHVLFPVRSSCSCPAEGLCKHILAVFFSLYAQVESVTGFTENWSEQDELQRSKELIRQHFQVKRPDEQSLQSWLTFFQDEFNLWLKRTPKHQQTPQHLYYGYLSILKKHAPTSPEFKSLYAIHTSIDVWLRLHELIDLGRLDAEKDFYSMNPYVEQLMNTIFDSVDHLKTYALSFSLDPFLENTPTAVRTLLQISGPFQHERVAVFMEIWGTILNRGKWVKKETELLKNAQQQEQTVERTIGLMHMDYLLKEDERLFQQLQLLNAHILPNVLNWLKDLTNRKDWKRLKLWYNEISYVLEEYCQLDLSYRELRAAVSDFFFYLDAYFKQTKDHHLYERYLQICMPYAFTEYSQLLYAQQRYAEWIEIHSLVGFSISELEKELIKQIAKEEPEALIPSYHREISLLLDQKNRSAYRESVKMLKKLRTLYHKTKKTAIWERYVKQLQDSTKRLRAFQEELKKGKLIDDTP, from the coding sequence ATGCTTCAGCACAACTTCAACGAAGAAGAAGTCAAACAAACAGCCGAACAGATCAAAGAACTTCTTCCTGCGACAGATGAAAACAAACAACTCATCAAAAAAGCATTGATTACTTATAGACAGGACAGCGTATATCGTCTCAAGCAAGAGTCTGATACCGAATGGTCAGCTTATGTACATGATGTCGTGGCAGCAAGAGTCCACTTTCATGTGCTGTTTCCAGTGAGAAGCAGCTGCTCATGTCCAGCTGAAGGACTTTGTAAACACATCCTCGCTGTCTTCTTTTCGCTATACGCTCAAGTAGAGAGTGTGACCGGCTTTACAGAAAATTGGTCAGAACAGGATGAGTTACAGCGCAGCAAAGAATTGATTCGACAGCACTTCCAAGTGAAGCGCCCAGACGAACAATCACTCCAAAGCTGGCTGACTTTTTTCCAGGATGAATTTAATCTCTGGCTGAAACGGACACCGAAGCATCAGCAAACACCACAGCATTTGTATTACGGCTATTTATCGATCCTAAAAAAACACGCACCCACTTCACCTGAATTCAAGAGTTTGTATGCGATTCATACGTCCATTGATGTGTGGTTACGGCTCCATGAGCTTATTGACCTCGGCCGGCTCGATGCCGAAAAAGACTTTTATTCCATGAATCCATATGTAGAACAGCTCATGAACACCATTTTTGATTCAGTGGATCATTTGAAGACATACGCCCTTTCCTTTTCCCTCGATCCGTTTCTTGAAAACACACCAACTGCCGTTCGGACACTTCTTCAAATAAGCGGACCTTTCCAGCATGAACGAGTAGCGGTCTTTATGGAGATTTGGGGAACCATATTAAATAGAGGGAAATGGGTCAAAAAAGAAACAGAATTGCTCAAGAACGCTCAGCAGCAAGAACAAACGGTTGAACGTACCATCGGGCTCATGCACATGGATTATTTGCTCAAAGAAGACGAAAGGCTCTTTCAGCAATTACAGCTGCTCAATGCACATATACTGCCAAATGTGCTCAATTGGCTGAAGGATCTCACCAACCGCAAGGACTGGAAACGACTCAAGCTTTGGTATAACGAGATCTCCTATGTATTAGAAGAATATTGCCAGCTGGATCTTTCCTACAGAGAACTGCGAGCAGCCGTCAGTGATTTCTTCTTTTATTTAGATGCGTACTTTAAGCAGACGAAGGATCATCATTTATATGAACGCTACCTCCAAATCTGCATGCCCTATGCTTTTACTGAATATAGTCAGCTTTTATATGCACAGCAGCGATATGCAGAATGGATTGAGATTCACAGCCTTGTTGGTTTCTCCATCAGTGAATTGGAAAAGGAACTGATCAAACAGATTGCAAAAGAGGAGCCTGAAGCGCTCATTCCATCTTACCACCGTGAAATCTCACTGCTTCTCGATCAAAAGAATCGAAGTGCCTATCGAGAGTCTGTGAAAATGCTCAAAAAACTGCGTACGCTTTATCATAAAACGAAAAAAACCGCGATTTGGGAAAGATATGTGAAGCAGCTGCAAGATTCAACGAAACGGCTGCGAGCGTTCCAAGAGGAATTGAAGAAAGGAAAATTAATTGATGACACGCCATAA
- the alsR gene encoding acetoin biosynthesis transcriptional regulator AlsR → MELRHLQYFVTVAEELHFGRAAARLNMTQPPLSQQIKQFEEELGFPLFHRSKRVVELTSAGKVFLHEVRGVLQQLDKAVDHARHTARGELGKIIIGFVGTATYDILPPVVREFRELYPSVSIELKQLSVSQQLRALLNGEIDIGFLHPTSPHEELVSRLMKQSECIFAIPKNHPLAKKEAVTIEDIREEPIISLSKESWPSLYQHFVLLCEKYGFSPNIVQEAAEYQMVIGLVTAGIGIAVIPTSARRLFNLDVVYRSIEDEQLLAEWTISYRRENHNPALFHLVHHILHRAEPE, encoded by the coding sequence ATGGAACTGAGACATTTGCAGTATTTTGTCACAGTAGCGGAGGAGCTGCATTTCGGCAGAGCGGCCGCACGGTTGAATATGACACAGCCTCCACTTAGTCAGCAAATTAAGCAGTTTGAAGAAGAATTGGGGTTTCCTTTGTTTCACCGGTCTAAACGAGTGGTGGAGTTAACATCTGCTGGGAAGGTCTTTTTACATGAGGTGCGGGGGGTGCTGCAACAGCTTGATAAAGCTGTTGATCATGCCCGGCATACAGCAAGAGGGGAGCTTGGGAAAATCATCATAGGGTTTGTTGGAACAGCGACGTATGATATTCTCCCGCCCGTTGTCCGTGAATTCAGAGAGCTGTATCCCTCAGTCAGTATTGAACTGAAGCAGCTTTCTGTCTCGCAGCAGCTGCGGGCGCTTTTGAATGGGGAGATTGATATTGGCTTTTTACATCCCACATCACCGCATGAAGAACTGGTCAGTCGTTTAATGAAACAAAGTGAATGTATTTTTGCAATTCCGAAAAATCATCCACTGGCGAAAAAAGAGGCGGTCACGATCGAAGATATCCGTGAAGAACCGATTATTTCTTTATCAAAGGAATCGTGGCCGTCCCTTTATCAGCACTTTGTCCTGCTATGTGAAAAGTACGGTTTTTCTCCGAATATCGTGCAGGAAGCGGCGGAATATCAAATGGTCATTGGACTTGTCACAGCAGGTATCGGCATTGCAGTCATTCCAACATCGGCACGGCGTTTATTTAACCTAGATGTTGTGTATCGGTCGATTGAAGATGAACAGCTTCTGGCCGAATGGACTATTTCCTATAGACGAGAAAATCATAATCCTGCTTTATTTCATCTTGTTCATCATATTCTCCATCGTGCTGAGCCGGAGTAA
- the alsS gene encoding acetolactate synthase AlsS, translated as MNSQAQPLTKRGAELIVDTLIAQGVTHVFAIPGAKIDAVFDVLKDRGPELVLCRHEQNAAFMAAAVGRLTGKPGVCLVTSGPGASNLATGLLTANTEGDPVVAIAGNVIRADRLKRTHQSLDNASLFKPVTKYSVEVQDVSNIPEALTNAFRAAQRGQAGAAFISFPQDVVTEHTTQTSVSAHPSPELGPAPDALISSAIAKIQNAHLPVAIVGMKASRPAAANATRKLLKTLGIPFVETYQGAGVLSRELESQYVGRIGLFRNQPGDLLIEQADVILTIGFDPIEYDPKHWNIKPQQRQIVHVDDMQADIDHFYEPTLELVGNISETIQHLAHDSVPLSLCKEKVELVTDLQDLLNDIEKAPERESHLSHPLDVIHTLRRLIPDDTKVTCDIGSHAIWMSRHFRVYEPNTFLVSNGMQTLGVALPWAIAASILNPDEKIISISGDGGFLFSAMELETAVRMKTNLVHLVWNDSTYDMVAFQQEMKYDRTSCVEFGQIDLVKYAESFGATGLRVNSPEELSTVLQKGINIKGPVIIDIPIDYQDNPDLASQKWPEVFRETHTLNVR; from the coding sequence ATGAATTCTCAAGCACAACCCCTAACAAAACGAGGAGCAGAGTTGATTGTCGATACGTTGATTGCTCAAGGTGTGACCCATGTTTTTGCGATTCCAGGTGCAAAAATTGACGCGGTATTCGATGTATTGAAAGACAGAGGTCCAGAACTTGTTCTATGCAGACACGAACAAAATGCGGCCTTTATGGCAGCTGCTGTCGGTCGTTTAACTGGCAAGCCAGGCGTTTGTCTCGTCACATCAGGTCCTGGTGCATCTAATTTAGCAACAGGTCTATTAACAGCAAATACTGAAGGTGACCCTGTTGTCGCAATCGCTGGAAACGTCATTCGTGCGGATCGGCTGAAACGAACACATCAATCACTCGACAATGCGTCATTATTCAAACCAGTGACAAAATATAGCGTTGAAGTACAAGACGTAAGCAATATACCAGAAGCATTAACTAATGCTTTTCGCGCGGCACAAAGAGGTCAAGCTGGAGCAGCATTTATCAGCTTTCCACAAGATGTCGTGACAGAACACACCACACAAACATCAGTGTCTGCTCACCCTTCTCCAGAACTAGGTCCTGCACCGGATGCTCTCATCAGTTCGGCCATCGCCAAAATTCAAAATGCACACTTACCTGTGGCAATTGTGGGAATGAAAGCTAGTCGTCCAGCTGCTGCAAACGCCACAAGAAAATTATTAAAAACACTTGGTATACCATTTGTCGAAACGTACCAGGGAGCCGGCGTTCTCTCAAGAGAGCTCGAGTCTCAATATGTGGGTAGAATCGGCTTATTCCGTAATCAGCCGGGAGATCTTCTCATTGAGCAAGCAGATGTCATTTTGACCATCGGCTTTGACCCGATCGAATATGATCCGAAGCATTGGAATATCAAGCCGCAGCAGCGCCAGATCGTCCATGTTGATGATATGCAGGCGGATATTGACCATTTTTATGAACCAACGCTTGAGCTTGTTGGCAATATATCTGAAACCATCCAACACCTAGCACACGACAGTGTTCCACTTTCACTATGCAAAGAGAAAGTAGAGCTAGTCACTGATTTACAGGACCTATTAAACGATATCGAAAAAGCACCAGAAAGAGAAAGTCATCTGTCTCACCCGCTCGATGTCATTCATACATTGAGACGCCTGATTCCTGATGACACGAAGGTCACATGTGATATCGGATCTCACGCGATTTGGATGTCCCGTCACTTCCGCGTCTATGAACCGAACACATTCCTAGTAAGTAACGGAATGCAAACACTCGGCGTGGCATTACCATGGGCAATTGCTGCCTCTATTTTGAATCCAGATGAGAAAATTATTTCTATCTCAGGCGATGGTGGTTTTCTCTTCTCTGCAATGGAGTTAGAAACAGCCGTCCGCATGAAAACAAACCTCGTTCATCTCGTTTGGAATGACAGCACATATGATATGGTGGCGTTCCAGCAGGAAATGAAATATGACCGCACGTCCTGCGTTGAATTCGGACAGATCGACTTAGTGAAATATGCGGAAAGCTTTGGAGCAACTGGGTTACGTGTAAACTCACCTGAAGAGCTTTCAACCGTCCTTCAAAAGGGTATAAACATAAAAGGACCTGTCATTATTGATATTCCGATTGACTATCAAGACAACCCAGACCTCGCCAGTCAAAAATGGCCAGAAGTCTTTCGCGAAACACACACATTGAACGTCAGATAA
- a CDS encoding chromate transporter, with protein sequence MLILFLFWAFFLSNLLGYGGGPASIPLNYEEIVNHFHWMTNEGFSNMLALANALPGPIATKIAAYVGYDVMGWPGFIVALLATVLPSAVGLILLLKLIDRFRQSPVVKGMTLSVQPVIAMMMLLLTWEIGGDAVKAIGWTQSLAIAAISFFFMTKFKMHPAFLIVAAFLYGGFILPH encoded by the coding sequence ATGCTGATTCTCTTTTTATTCTGGGCATTCTTCTTGTCCAACCTGTTAGGCTATGGCGGAGGCCCTGCATCGATCCCGCTCAATTATGAAGAAATCGTCAATCATTTTCATTGGATGACGAACGAAGGATTCTCCAATATGCTTGCTTTAGCCAATGCACTTCCAGGACCAATCGCTACGAAAATTGCGGCATATGTGGGCTATGATGTCATGGGCTGGCCAGGCTTTATCGTAGCACTGCTTGCAACTGTACTTCCCTCCGCTGTTGGATTGATTTTATTACTAAAGCTCATTGACCGCTTTCGCCAATCTCCTGTCGTAAAAGGCATGACCTTATCCGTACAGCCTGTCATTGCCATGATGATGCTTTTATTAACATGGGAAATCGGCGGAGATGCAGTGAAAGCCATTGGCTGGACTCAATCGCTCGCCATTGCTGCCATCTCATTTTTCTTTATGACCAAATTCAAGATGCACCCTGCCTTTCTCATTGTGGCTGCATTTTTATATGGCGGATTCATTCTTCCGCATTAA
- a CDS encoding chromate transporter: MQSYIELIIAMVRTGILGFGGGPSVIPLIRHEAVVKYQWINDDEFGETLAIANALPGPIATKMSAYLGYRLKGACGAIVATAAHILPTCLAMVALVTLVSVLSSSQIIQNMIGAVTPVIAVLLGIMAYDFGQKTLKGFGMIFGVTLFLLAFIGLQVLSIHPGIIVIIFLCYGAFHFKLKHHWNRTNKEKGVSS, from the coding sequence TTGCAATCATATATCGAACTCATCATCGCAATGGTACGAACCGGTATTCTCGGCTTTGGCGGAGGCCCTTCCGTGATACCGCTCATTCGTCATGAAGCGGTGGTGAAATATCAATGGATCAATGATGACGAATTTGGAGAAACACTCGCCATCGCCAATGCATTACCCGGTCCGATCGCCACTAAGATGTCGGCATACCTCGGCTATCGATTAAAAGGGGCATGCGGCGCCATTGTCGCAACAGCTGCTCATATTTTACCGACATGTCTCGCCATGGTGGCACTTGTCACACTTGTCAGCGTCTTAAGCTCCTCACAAATCATTCAAAATATGATTGGCGCTGTGACACCAGTCATTGCCGTTCTATTAGGCATCATGGCATATGATTTTGGGCAAAAAACGCTGAAAGGCTTCGGAATGATCTTCGGTGTCACTCTGTTCCTTCTTGCATTTATCGGCCTTCAGGTGCTATCCATTCATCCAGGAATCATTGTCATCATCTTTTTATGCTATGGCGCCTTTCATTTCAAACTGAAACATCACTGGAATCGAACAAATAAAGAGAAAGGAGTGTCTTCATGA